In the genome of Thermoleophilia bacterium, one region contains:
- a CDS encoding metallophosphoesterase, whose product MSKLKVGVVACSIVIAGIVATVAQAAPGDTLGVSTLVQRILPSGDPGYNTLTTGVGEDYIVRDGTEEGGVALGTAGADRATKRTSVSYFGQLTDFQLADEESPARVEFLDSQGGPFTSAWRTAEALNPQEENAMIEQMNAFAANAPTANGDGSKPGMEFVVNTGDISDSQQYNETLWNRQLVEGDMVDPGSGETPPALGTNPLCPNSLTIADTGSPSSYTGVQDRDDWPAAIQQGYFYDPDDPTYTPPTATPLVPYADAPEYPGLMNRAQQAFQATGLDVPSYMVFGNHDGLVQGNAYASELFNEFATGCMKPVADAEDNGGESVTSLYALLLDPDLTQADFLQLYVDNPDLFMGVPPDPDRRLINKKQYMDIFKANGKDDGHGFDFVDAATATASNGSAGYYSWSPKPGVRYITLDTHSEGGKILVSDKGNLDTPQFNWYEDELQKATDNNEVVVTFSHHAVGSLSADVLDENAPQCADVDPTKVIGCDADPRSSAPIKLENAIRDMILKYPNMIAWVAGHSHVNDVTPYKNPNGEGGFWSIRTAALADWPKQNRLVQIFDNEDGNLSIFGTLIDEASPVPTPAPGTNAASFTTDQLASISREVGYNDSQSGGRACGDNPCGEGTAADRNVELLIKDPRRDEPNPPVLTAKISKVKISPKKKTLKAGKKTKLTVKVTNSGTAAKKNAKLFVKSSNERVKVRKKITIKSIGARKTVKIKITVRAKSRARGKAKITASVSGKKGSAILKIKAKKKR is encoded by the coding sequence ATGTCGAAGCTGAAGGTTGGAGTAGTTGCGTGTTCGATCGTGATCGCGGGCATTGTGGCCACGGTCGCCCAGGCGGCACCGGGAGACACTCTTGGCGTATCGACGCTCGTGCAGCGGATCCTTCCTTCGGGAGATCCCGGCTATAACACCCTGACCACTGGTGTCGGTGAGGACTACATCGTCCGTGACGGCACCGAAGAGGGCGGCGTCGCCCTCGGAACCGCCGGAGCCGACCGCGCGACCAAGCGCACCTCCGTGTCCTACTTCGGACAGCTCACAGACTTCCAGCTCGCTGACGAAGAGAGCCCGGCCCGGGTCGAGTTCCTCGATTCACAGGGTGGACCCTTCACCTCCGCCTGGCGGACCGCCGAGGCCCTGAATCCGCAGGAAGAGAACGCGATGATCGAGCAAATGAACGCGTTCGCCGCCAACGCCCCGACCGCCAACGGTGACGGCAGCAAGCCCGGCATGGAATTCGTAGTCAACACCGGTGACATCTCCGACAGCCAGCAGTACAACGAGACGCTTTGGAACCGCCAGCTGGTCGAGGGTGACATGGTCGACCCCGGCAGTGGTGAGACTCCGCCGGCCCTCGGAACCAACCCGCTCTGCCCGAACTCCCTGACTATCGCCGACACCGGCAGCCCGTCTTCCTACACGGGCGTCCAGGACCGTGACGACTGGCCCGCCGCCATCCAGCAGGGCTACTTCTACGACCCCGACGATCCGACTTACACGCCGCCCACGGCCACTCCGCTCGTCCCCTACGCCGATGCGCCGGAGTACCCGGGACTCATGAACCGGGCGCAGCAGGCCTTCCAGGCGACCGGCCTCGACGTGCCGTCCTACATGGTCTTCGGTAACCACGACGGCCTCGTCCAGGGCAATGCCTACGCCAGCGAGCTCTTCAACGAGTTCGCGACAGGCTGCATGAAGCCGGTGGCTGATGCCGAAGACAACGGCGGCGAGTCAGTGACCTCGCTGTACGCGCTGCTGCTCGACCCCGACCTGACCCAGGCCGACTTCCTGCAGCTCTACGTCGACAACCCGGATCTCTTCATGGGTGTTCCGCCCGATCCGGACCGTCGCCTGATCAACAAGAAGCAGTACATGGACATTTTCAAGGCCAACGGCAAGGACGACGGTCACGGTTTCGACTTCGTCGATGCCGCCACGGCCACCGCCTCGAACGGTTCCGCCGGTTACTACAGCTGGAGCCCGAAGCCGGGAGTCCGGTACATCACGCTCGATACCCATTCCGAAGGCGGGAAGATCCTCGTCTCCGACAAGGGCAACCTCGACACGCCGCAGTTCAACTGGTACGAAGACGAGCTGCAGAAGGCAACCGACAACAACGAAGTTGTCGTGACCTTCTCGCACCACGCCGTCGGCAGCCTGAGCGCCGACGTGCTCGATGAGAACGCGCCCCAATGCGCCGACGTCGACCCGACCAAGGTGATCGGCTGCGATGCCGACCCGCGCAGCTCGGCACCGATCAAGCTCGAGAACGCGATCAGAGACATGATCCTCAAGTATCCGAACATGATCGCTTGGGTTGCCGGCCACAGCCACGTCAACGACGTGACTCCGTACAAGAACCCGAACGGTGAAGGTGGCTTCTGGAGCATCCGCACCGCCGCCCTGGCCGACTGGCCCAAGCAGAACCGCCTGGTCCAGATCTTCGACAACGAGGACGGCAACCTGTCGATCTTCGGCACGCTGATCGATGAAGCGTCGCCGGTTCCGACTCCCGCCCCCGGCACCAACGCGGCCAGCTTCACTACGGATCAGCTCGCGTCGATCTCACGCGAGGTGGGATACAACGACAGCCAGAGCGGTGGCCGCGCCTGCGGTGACAATCCCTGCGGGGAAGGCACCGCCGCGGATCGCAACGTCGAGCTCCTGATCAAAGACCCGCGTCGTGACGAGCCGAACCCGCCGGTCCTCACGGCCAAGATCTCCAAGGTCAAGATCTCGCCGAAGAAGAAGACGCTCAAGGCCGGAAAGAAGACCAAGCTGACCGTCAAGGTGACGAACTCGGGCACCGCGGCGAAGAAGAACGCCAAGCTCTTCGTGAAGTCTTCGAACGAGCGGGTCAAAGTCAGGAAGAAGATCACGATCAAGTCGATCGGCGCCCGCAAGACGGTGAAGATCAAGATCACCGTGCGTGCGAAGTCCAGGGCCAGGGGCAAGGCGAAGATCACCGCCAGCGTCTCCGGCAAGAAGGGCAGCGCCATCCTGAAGATCAAGGCGAAGAAGAAGCGTTAG
- a CDS encoding HXXEE domain-containing protein encodes MDIDSHSWVLWVGVIAAALHVIEEYSEGWIAWANFEIGPRLGITFTEGDFFVTNAALIFIALAGAAIGWWAPAVSLAVPALFVINAVFFHMLPSARGDRLTPGTLSAVFIYLPVAAWMFWAASEDGRLDFATFVGAFIIGAAIMAYPLVVLVLKTKIGWDEATVTAATGERDAETARKEALAEMRAAQELRAATPPMEEPAGAEEEAPPEPADDAGDEPHDDSDDEPGEDETAVLPHG; translated from the coding sequence ATGGACATCGACAGTCACTCCTGGGTTCTCTGGGTCGGCGTCATCGCGGCCGCCCTTCATGTCATCGAGGAGTACTCGGAAGGCTGGATCGCCTGGGCCAACTTCGAGATCGGGCCACGCCTCGGCATCACCTTCACCGAGGGCGACTTTTTCGTCACCAACGCGGCGCTGATCTTCATCGCCCTGGCCGGCGCGGCGATCGGCTGGTGGGCACCCGCGGTCAGTCTTGCGGTCCCGGCGCTCTTCGTCATCAACGCCGTCTTCTTCCACATGCTGCCCAGTGCCCGCGGTGATCGCCTCACACCGGGCACGCTCAGTGCCGTCTTCATCTACCTGCCGGTCGCCGCCTGGATGTTCTGGGCGGCATCTGAGGACGGCCGGCTCGACTTCGCCACCTTCGTCGGCGCCTTCATCATCGGCGCGGCGATCATGGCCTACCCGCTGGTGGTCCTTGTGCTCAAGACGAAGATCGGCTGGGACGAAGCGACAGTCACCGCCGCGACCGGGGAGCGGGATGCGGAAACTGCCCGGAAGGAAGCGTTGGCAGAGATGCGCGCGGCCCAGGAGCTGCGCGCCGCGACCCCGCCGATGGAAGAACCTGCCGGCGCTGAGGAAGAGGCGCCGCCCGAGCCAGCCGATGACGCCGGAGATGAACCGCACGACGACTCAGACGACGAGCCCGGCGAAGACGAAACCGCGGTACTTCCGCACGGCTGA
- a CDS encoding class II fumarate hydratase, translating into MTDQLWGSETTKAVDNFPVSGETIPAPVIHWLGRIKANAARTNGALGLLDEGIAEKIARAGDEIGAGRHDKQFPVDVFQTGSGTSSHTNTNEVIGNLAGEGVHASDHVNMGQSSNDVFPSAVHLAALDEVTNDLIPAMQGLALALDAKAEEFRNVVKAGRTHLMDAVPVTLGQEFGGYASQVRHGIDRIAATLERVGQIPLGGTATGTGLNTHPDFAAGVRQLLEDQSGLSISAPHDPFEAQANRDALVELSGALKVYAVSLNKIANDLALMGSGPRAGLAEIQLPELQKGSSIMPGKVNPVIPEVVIQVAAQVVGNDAAITMAGSQGQFELNVRVPLIARNLLGSIHILASASRMLDEKCVSGIEANVAANELHAEVTLATATALNPYIGYDRATEIVTEAARSGRALREVAIELGVEEEILTEALDHNRMARPHGDDQA; encoded by the coding sequence TTGACTGACCAGCTGTGGGGTTCTGAGACCACCAAGGCCGTTGACAACTTTCCCGTTTCCGGGGAAACGATCCCGGCGCCGGTCATCCACTGGCTGGGACGGATCAAGGCAAACGCCGCCCGGACCAACGGCGCCCTCGGCCTGCTCGACGAGGGGATCGCCGAAAAGATCGCCCGGGCCGGCGATGAGATCGGCGCCGGCCGACACGACAAGCAGTTCCCGGTCGACGTCTTCCAGACCGGTTCAGGGACCTCTTCTCACACGAACACCAACGAAGTGATCGGCAACCTGGCCGGCGAAGGCGTCCACGCCAGCGACCACGTAAATATGGGTCAGTCCTCGAACGACGTTTTCCCTTCCGCGGTCCACCTCGCTGCGCTTGACGAAGTGACCAACGATCTGATCCCGGCGATGCAAGGGCTCGCTCTTGCCCTCGACGCCAAGGCCGAAGAGTTCCGCAACGTCGTCAAGGCCGGCCGCACCCACTTGATGGACGCCGTCCCGGTCACCCTGGGGCAGGAGTTCGGCGGTTACGCCTCGCAGGTCCGCCACGGCATCGACCGCATCGCGGCCACGCTCGAGCGGGTCGGACAGATCCCGCTGGGCGGCACCGCCACCGGCACGGGCCTCAACACCCACCCCGACTTCGCCGCCGGTGTGCGCCAGCTGCTCGAAGACCAGTCCGGGCTCAGCATCTCGGCGCCGCACGACCCCTTCGAGGCCCAGGCCAACCGCGACGCGCTGGTCGAGCTCTCGGGTGCGCTCAAGGTCTACGCCGTGTCGCTCAACAAGATCGCCAACGACCTCGCGCTGATGGGCTCGGGCCCGCGCGCCGGGCTCGCCGAGATCCAGCTGCCGGAACTGCAGAAGGGTTCCTCGATCATGCCGGGCAAGGTCAACCCGGTAATCCCCGAGGTCGTGATCCAGGTCGCCGCCCAGGTAGTCGGCAACGACGCCGCGATCACCATGGCCGGATCGCAGGGTCAGTTCGAACTCAATGTTCGGGTTCCGCTGATCGCCCGCAATCTGCTCGGCTCGATCCACATCCTTGCTTCGGCCTCCCGCATGCTCGACGAGAAGTGCGTCTCCGGGATCGAAGCGAACGTCGCGGCCAACGAGCTCCACGCCGAGGTCACGCTGGCCACGGCCACCGCGCTCAATCCGTACATCGGTTACGACCGCGCCACCGAGATCGTCACCGAAGCGGCTCGTTCCGGCCGGGCACTCCGCGAAGTCGCGATCGAGCTCGGCGTCGAGGAAGAGATCCTGACCGAGGCGCTCGACCACAACAGGATGGCGCGGCCCCACGGGGACGACCAGGCCTGA
- a CDS encoding benzoylformate decarboxylase, producing MPTVRDVTYDLFRKQGLTTMFGNPGSTELPMLKDFPDDFEYVLGLQEAAVVAMADGYAQMTGRPALVNLHTAPGLGNAMGAIFNAQANHSPVVITVGQQARSMVTMQSNLTNRDAIRVPHPYVKFAYEPPRAEDVPLAIAHAIHLASLPPMGPVMVSLPMDDWDVEMDASDAQNVINRKVTGRATADPEQVKGLAERIKSAKNPIAVAGPDIDAADAWEEMVALSENQNLGVWAAPATGGGRLGFPENHPHWRGVLPPAVGPVGETLKDHDLVIVVGSSVFAYYPNIAGPFLAEGTSLVAITSDPDEAARAPMGDAIVADVKLTLTALLEHLDGTERDAPPAWPDPTRVEDADPLNASTIHSILKEELPENGVIVLESPSGTLALRNQLRISRPRSYFFGAGGGLGFGLGSSVGIQLAEPDRPVVCVLGEGSVQYAVVAFWTAVAYDVPVTFLVLRNEEYAILKWFAEIEGVTGSPGLDLPALESAKIASGYGVESTMVKTADEVQAALKEAIADPKPRLIEVPIQPGMSLF from the coding sequence ATGCCTACCGTGCGCGACGTGACTTACGACCTTTTCCGCAAGCAGGGACTGACGACGATGTTCGGCAATCCCGGTTCGACCGAGCTGCCGATGCTCAAGGATTTCCCGGACGACTTCGAGTATGTGCTCGGTCTGCAGGAAGCGGCCGTCGTCGCCATGGCCGACGGCTACGCGCAGATGACCGGCCGACCTGCCCTGGTCAACCTCCACACCGCCCCGGGGCTCGGCAACGCGATGGGCGCGATCTTCAACGCCCAGGCCAACCACTCGCCGGTCGTGATCACGGTCGGCCAGCAGGCCCGCTCGATGGTGACCATGCAGTCGAACCTGACCAACCGTGACGCGATCCGCGTCCCGCACCCTTACGTCAAGTTCGCTTACGAGCCGCCGCGCGCCGAAGACGTGCCGCTGGCGATCGCCCACGCGATCCACCTCGCCTCGCTGCCGCCGATGGGCCCGGTCATGGTCTCGCTGCCGATGGACGACTGGGACGTCGAGATGGACGCCTCCGACGCGCAGAACGTGATCAACCGCAAAGTGACCGGACGGGCGACCGCCGATCCCGAGCAGGTCAAGGGGCTTGCCGAACGCATCAAGTCCGCGAAGAACCCGATCGCCGTCGCCGGCCCCGACATCGACGCCGCCGACGCCTGGGAAGAGATGGTCGCGCTCTCCGAGAACCAGAACCTCGGCGTCTGGGCCGCACCCGCCACCGGCGGTGGCCGCCTCGGCTTCCCCGAGAACCATCCTCACTGGCGCGGCGTGCTGCCGCCCGCGGTCGGCCCGGTCGGTGAGACCCTGAAGGACCACGACCTGGTGATCGTCGTCGGCTCCTCCGTCTTCGCTTACTACCCGAACATCGCCGGGCCCTTCCTCGCCGAAGGGACCTCGCTGGTCGCGATCACTTCAGATCCGGACGAAGCGGCTCGCGCGCCGATGGGCGACGCGATCGTCGCCGACGTCAAGCTGACCCTGACCGCGCTGCTCGAGCACCTCGACGGCACCGAACGCGACGCGCCGCCGGCCTGGCCGGATCCGACCCGCGTCGAGGACGCCGACCCGCTCAACGCGTCGACGATCCACTCGATCCTGAAAGAAGAGCTGCCGGAGAACGGCGTGATCGTGCTCGAATCGCCTTCTGGCACCCTGGCCCTGCGCAACCAGCTGCGGATCTCGAGGCCGAGGAGTTACTTCTTCGGCGCCGGTGGCGGCCTGGGCTTCGGGCTCGGCTCTTCGGTCGGCATCCAGCTCGCCGAGCCCGACCGCCCGGTCGTCTGCGTGCTCGGCGAAGGCTCGGTCCAGTACGCGGTGGTCGCCTTCTGGACCGCCGTCGCTTACGACGTGCCGGTCACCTTCCTGGTGCTGCGCAACGAGGAGTACGCGATCCTCAAGTGGTTCGCCGAGATCGAAGGGGTCACCGGCTCCCCTGGCCTCGACCTGCCCGCGCTCGAGTCGGCCAAGATCGCCTCCGGCTACGGCGTCGAGAGCACGATGGTCAAGACCGCTGACGAGGTCCAGGCGGCCCTGAAAGAAGCGATCGCCGATCCGAAGCCGCGCCTGATCGAAGTCCCGATCCAACCGGGAATGTCACTCTTCTAA
- a CDS encoding FAD-binding oxidoreductase, with product MPLLEPDVLKITPEPSEPSGDRAPEWVAGGTPEPLRSDLISLLGEDRVLARATDIIRYASDASPYRKLPQVVIMAHDADDVSKVVKFGRENGLGVTFRSGGTSLNGQGQTDGILVDTRRHFGGIEVLDGGKAASIGPGTVLGDANKVLAPTGYKLGPDPASTDIATVGGVVANNSGGMRCGTKFDSYSTVTAMEFVLASGTVVDSSAADAEEKFADAEPELAGGLMEIRRQILADPALESRIRHKFEIKNTTGYRLCAFLDGDTPVEIMRRLMVGSEGTLGFISRVTFQTVKLPVRTTLAWLHFPDIPTAVDPVPDLVAAGATAVELMVAPALIVASWNMPGAPQQWKELDPDSAALLVEFGGDTDADLDASEAKVAAILEGRELIREVAFSRDEEVIELNWRVREGLHGLVGKMRLPGTALIVEDVCVPPSRIAEGAVELRELLTEHGFLGGVAGHASAGNLHFMLTPDFAKQEDLDRYEAFMTKLVDLICNKYDGSLKAEHGTGINMAPYVELEWGEELTGLMWKVKELADPDNALNPGVVLNRDPEVHLQDLKTTPQIEETGGANTCVECGFCEPVCPSRHLTTTPRQRIVLRREMVRQGEDTELRKVLLEEYEYDALQTCAVDGSCLLVCPVGIDTGAFVKGFRAEQNTPAAEKMALRAASRWDRVEKLSRSGLRLGNAISKVVSDGPMRGLTKAARAVASKDLVPEWGDKMPPAASPKLPETTSHGAAAVYMPACINRMLGRSKGDDGDLSLPEAMVAVSARAGVPVWIPEDVEGTCCSVPWSSKGFKDAHAFKANQTVERLWRWTGGGTLPLVIDASSCGHGLTDFGPGVLTEENEARHQEIEVIDSIAWAEQHLLPGLDIKKKTDSVTVHPTCSGRHMGLDRALTRIANELADDVHVPDTATCCGFAGDRGFLHPELTASATSQEAIEVRANPTTSHISSNRTCEVGMERATGEPYGSFIYLLEELSR from the coding sequence ATGCCACTGCTCGAGCCCGATGTTCTGAAGATCACGCCGGAGCCGAGCGAACCCTCGGGCGACCGGGCGCCGGAATGGGTCGCGGGCGGCACTCCGGAGCCGCTGCGCTCCGACCTGATCAGCCTGCTGGGCGAGGACCGCGTCCTGGCCCGCGCGACCGACATCATCCGGTACGCCTCCGACGCGAGCCCGTACCGCAAGCTGCCGCAGGTCGTGATCATGGCCCACGACGCCGATGACGTCTCCAAGGTCGTCAAGTTCGGCCGGGAGAACGGGCTGGGCGTCACCTTCCGTTCCGGCGGGACCAGCCTCAACGGGCAGGGACAGACCGACGGCATCCTCGTCGACACTCGCCGCCACTTCGGCGGCATCGAAGTCCTCGACGGCGGCAAGGCGGCTTCGATCGGCCCCGGCACCGTGCTCGGCGACGCCAACAAGGTGCTCGCCCCCACCGGCTACAAACTCGGACCCGATCCGGCCTCGACCGACATCGCCACGGTCGGCGGCGTGGTCGCCAACAACTCCGGCGGCATGCGCTGTGGCACGAAGTTCGATTCGTATTCGACCGTGACCGCGATGGAGTTCGTTCTCGCCTCCGGCACCGTCGTCGATTCCTCTGCCGCCGACGCCGAGGAGAAGTTTGCCGACGCCGAGCCGGAACTGGCCGGGGGTCTGATGGAGATCCGCCGCCAGATCCTGGCCGACCCCGCTCTCGAGTCCCGGATCCGGCACAAGTTCGAGATCAAGAACACCACCGGCTACCGGCTCTGCGCGTTCCTCGACGGAGACACCCCGGTCGAGATCATGCGCCGGCTGATGGTCGGCTCCGAAGGCACGCTCGGCTTCATCTCGCGGGTCACTTTCCAGACGGTGAAGCTACCCGTCCGCACCACGCTCGCCTGGCTCCACTTCCCCGACATCCCGACCGCGGTCGACCCGGTCCCGGACCTGGTCGCGGCAGGCGCGACGGCGGTCGAGCTGATGGTCGCCCCGGCCCTGATCGTCGCTTCCTGGAACATGCCCGGCGCGCCGCAACAGTGGAAGGAACTCGACCCGGACTCCGCCGCGTTGCTGGTCGAGTTCGGCGGCGACACGGACGCCGACCTCGACGCTTCCGAAGCCAAGGTCGCGGCGATCCTCGAAGGGCGCGAGCTGATTCGCGAGGTCGCCTTCAGCCGCGACGAAGAAGTGATTGAACTGAACTGGCGGGTGCGCGAAGGCCTGCACGGCCTGGTCGGCAAGATGAGGCTGCCCGGTACGGCACTGATCGTCGAAGACGTCTGTGTCCCGCCCTCGCGGATCGCCGAAGGAGCGGTGGAACTGCGTGAGCTGCTGACCGAGCACGGTTTCCTCGGCGGAGTCGCCGGCCACGCCTCCGCCGGCAACCTGCACTTCATGCTCACGCCCGACTTCGCGAAGCAGGAGGACCTCGACCGTTACGAAGCCTTCATGACAAAGCTGGTCGACCTCATCTGCAACAAGTACGACGGGTCGCTCAAGGCCGAGCATGGCACCGGCATCAACATGGCGCCGTACGTCGAGCTCGAGTGGGGCGAGGAGTTGACCGGCCTGATGTGGAAGGTGAAGGAGCTGGCCGATCCGGACAACGCGCTGAACCCCGGGGTCGTGCTCAACCGCGATCCAGAAGTGCACCTCCAGGACCTGAAGACTACGCCCCAGATCGAAGAGACGGGCGGCGCCAACACCTGCGTCGAGTGCGGCTTCTGCGAGCCGGTCTGCCCGAGCCGCCACCTGACGACAACGCCGCGCCAGCGGATCGTGCTGCGCCGGGAGATGGTCCGACAGGGCGAGGACACCGAACTGCGAAAAGTCCTGCTCGAGGAGTACGAGTACGACGCGCTCCAGACCTGCGCCGTCGACGGCTCGTGCCTGCTCGTCTGCCCGGTCGGGATCGACACCGGCGCCTTCGTCAAGGGATTCCGCGCCGAGCAGAACACTCCGGCCGCCGAGAAGATGGCCCTGCGTGCCGCGAGCCGATGGGACCGGGTCGAAAAGCTTTCCCGCTCGGGCCTCAGGCTCGGCAACGCGATTTCGAAGGTCGTCTCCGACGGCCCGATGCGCGGGCTGACCAAGGCCGCCCGCGCGGTCGCCAGCAAGGATCTGGTCCCCGAGTGGGGCGACAAGATGCCGCCGGCCGCCTCACCCAAGCTTCCCGAGACGACCTCCCACGGAGCCGCCGCGGTCTACATGCCGGCCTGTATCAACCGCATGTTGGGCCGCTCGAAAGGTGACGACGGCGACCTGTCGCTGCCCGAAGCGATGGTCGCGGTCTCGGCCCGCGCCGGGGTGCCGGTCTGGATCCCGGAAGACGTGGAGGGCACCTGCTGTTCGGTGCCGTGGAGCTCGAAGGGCTTCAAGGACGCGCACGCCTTCAAGGCCAACCAGACGGTCGAGCGTCTCTGGCGCTGGACCGGTGGCGGCACCCTGCCGCTGGTGATCGACGCCTCATCCTGCGGCCACGGCCTCACCGACTTCGGGCCGGGCGTCCTGACCGAGGAGAACGAAGCCCGCCACCAGGAGATCGAAGTGATCGACTCGATCGCCTGGGCCGAGCAGCATCTGCTGCCCGGACTCGACATCAAGAAGAAGACCGACTCGGTCACGGTCCACCCGACCTGCTCCGGACGCCACATGGGCCTCGACCGCGCACTCACCCGGATCGCCAACGAGCTGGCCGATGACGTCCACGTCCCCGACACCGCCACCTGCTGCGGCTTCGCCGGCGACCGCGGCTTCCTCCACCCGGAACTGACCGCGAGCGCGACCAGCCAGGAAGCGATCGAGGTCAGGGCCAATCCGACGACCAGCCACATCTCCTCCAACCGCACCTGCGAGGTCGGCATGGAGCGAGCAACCGGCGAGCCCTACGGATCATTCATCTACCTGCTGGAAGAACTCAGCCGCTAG
- a CDS encoding SDR family NAD(P)-dependent oxidoreductase, which translates to MPDTVYDLRGKVVLVTGGARGIGLAIANSAAARGAKIALIDLNEDVAAETATTINGDAMGYGADVSDRAQLEAAFAQAIEHFGRIDVVVANAGIAPQVTTAHGIAADDWERVVQVNLFGVWHTVRAGMPEVVANGGQFVLVSSSYAFMNGAMNSSYATAKAGVEALGRSLRAELMPLGASATVCYFGWITTEMVTGAFSDPIVTRMRELAPRFLTRQIPVAKAGEAVVEGIEGRAPRVIVPAEYAVFFYLRGLLGPLMDRHFEKDDRVAGIVRDAEKLTLERRGK; encoded by the coding sequence GTGCCTGACACGGTTTACGACCTCCGCGGCAAAGTCGTCCTGGTCACCGGCGGTGCCCGGGGGATCGGTCTGGCGATCGCCAACTCGGCGGCCGCCCGCGGGGCGAAGATCGCCCTGATCGACTTGAACGAAGACGTCGCCGCTGAAACCGCGACCACGATCAACGGGGACGCGATGGGTTACGGCGCCGACGTCTCGGACCGCGCCCAGCTCGAGGCGGCTTTCGCCCAGGCGATCGAACACTTCGGCCGGATCGATGTGGTCGTCGCCAACGCCGGCATCGCGCCTCAGGTCACCACAGCCCATGGCATCGCCGCCGACGATTGGGAACGAGTGGTCCAGGTCAACCTTTTCGGCGTCTGGCACACGGTGCGGGCCGGCATGCCCGAGGTGGTCGCGAACGGCGGCCAGTTCGTCCTCGTCTCCTCTTCTTACGCCTTCATGAACGGCGCGATGAACAGCTCCTACGCCACTGCCAAGGCCGGGGTCGAAGCACTCGGGCGATCCCTGCGGGCCGAGCTGATGCCGCTCGGCGCCAGCGCCACGGTCTGTTACTTCGGCTGGATCACGACCGAGATGGTGACCGGAGCTTTCAGCGATCCGATCGTCACCCGGATGCGTGAGCTGGCGCCGCGGTTCCTCACCCGTCAGATCCCGGTCGCCAAGGCCGGTGAGGCCGTCGTCGAAGGAATCGAGGGGCGGGCGCCGCGGGTGATCGTCCCCGCCGAGTACGCTGTTTTCTTCTACCTGCGCGGGCTGCTCGGCCCGCTCATGGACCGCCACTTCGAGAAGGACGACCGGGTCGCCGGCATCGTCCGCGACGCCGAGAAGCTGACGCTCGAACGCCGCGGTAAGTAG
- a CDS encoding SDR family NAD(P)-dependent oxidoreductase: MPRYDLAGKVVLITGAARGIGFETAQIAYRRGAAVALVDLDESDAAESAASIGPRTIGIGANVVDAQQIEAAVERARVELGRVDVVIANAGVTPPKTTTRAISDEDWERVVNVNVLGVWRTVRAGLPQVIENEGQLVIISSNAAHANGMLNSSYAVSKAAVEALGRSLRSELAPHGASALVAYFGYVKTGLISEVFENDLADQFRKHVAPDFLTKQIPVSQAAAALVKGIEARAARVIEPGRWKPVFYLRGLLGPLSDRRLENDPKVADFVHQFEERDMPGA, from the coding sequence ATGCCTCGGTATGACCTAGCCGGCAAAGTCGTCCTGATCACCGGCGCCGCGCGTGGCATCGGCTTCGAGACCGCGCAGATCGCCTACCGGCGCGGAGCGGCGGTGGCTCTGGTCGATCTCGACGAAAGTGACGCGGCCGAATCGGCGGCCTCGATCGGCCCGCGGACGATCGGCATCGGCGCCAACGTGGTCGACGCGCAGCAGATCGAAGCGGCGGTCGAGCGGGCCCGGGTCGAACTCGGCCGGGTCGACGTAGTTATCGCCAACGCCGGCGTGACCCCGCCGAAGACGACCACCCGGGCGATCTCGGACGAGGATTGGGAGCGCGTGGTCAACGTCAACGTGCTCGGCGTCTGGCGCACGGTCCGCGCCGGTCTGCCGCAGGTGATCGAGAACGAAGGACAGCTCGTGATCATCTCTTCTAACGCCGCTCACGCAAACGGCATGCTGAACAGCTCTTACGCGGTCTCGAAGGCCGCGGTCGAGGCGCTCGGCCGCTCACTCCGCAGCGAACTCGCGCCGCACGGTGCCAGCGCCTTGGTCGCGTACTTCGGGTACGTCAAAACCGGCCTGATCTCCGAGGTGTTCGAGAACGACCTGGCTGATCAGTTCAGGAAACATGTCGCGCCGGACTTCCTGACCAAACAGATCCCGGTGTCGCAGGCCGCCGCCGCCCTTGTCAAAGGCATCGAGGCGCGCGCCGCCCGAGTGATCGAACCAGGCCGCTGGAAACCGGTCTTCTACCTGCGCGGCCTGCTCGGCCCGCTGTCCGACCGTCGCCTCGAGAACGATCCGAAAGTCGCCGATTTCGTCCACCAGTTCGAGGAACGGGACATGCCCGGTGCCTGA